The following proteins come from a genomic window of Venturia canescens isolate UGA chromosome 4, ASM1945775v1, whole genome shotgun sequence:
- the LOC122409289 gene encoding protein zntC-like isoform X1 encodes MENTPDSSTGSANTTLVLAKIGAMCVLGLGSLLLGMLPLLVGRCKFRNRDKCRAISSSNSSTSTNASTSIDSSSQGLLTSMLLCFGGGVLLFTTFLHLAPEVRQSVERHQSNGQLMSLGTLSMAELLFCIGFFLVYLVEETVHATLTSKPEASEDLLYRTVSVRRCNKQASTSLSTTTISTVTAPTSGSKSSSWRVGRFKYSDEKEDSGAEGKHASSGSSIGQEIDAKNTEALPALFVRSSNSVESSNEASSRIDRTSEAEKNFGARKKVPIVREPSNKADTSARGLLTVVALSFHAIFEGLAVGLEPSISSVLYLAAAIATHKLVIAFCVGMELYVAGASSKTLLGYLSVFSLVTPLGIGAGLALGHFKNDSENLGPTPTILQGMAAGTLLYVVFFEVLARERANDKSGLLQLLAIIVGFMLMLGLQLATAHSHSHSHGHSHGHGHSHHDNSHGGEDEHEKSGAHSHDEEHHNFDLSTSAAPLNKAIEKLAESVVETVTNVIASSTTASPKPYTRNTSDASTLRT; translated from the exons ATGGAAAATACTCCGGATAGCTCAACGGGGTCGGCGAACACGACGCTGGTCCTCGCCAAAATTGGGGCAATGTGCGTCCTCGGATTGGGCTCCTTGCTCCTCGGCATGTTGCCTCTTCTCGTTGGCCGCTGCAAATTTCGCAACCGTGACAAGTGCCGGGCAATATCGAGCAGCAATTCAAGCACGTCGACCAATGCCTCCACGAGCATCGACTCATCCTCTCAA GGTCTTCTGACATCAATGCTGCTGTGTTTCGGCGGCGGCGTGCTTTTGTTCACGACGTTTCTTCACCTCGCACCGGAAGTGCGTCAGAGTGTGGAGCGTCATCAGTCGAACGGGCAGCTGATGAGCCTCGGGACACTCAGCATGGCGGAATTGCTCTTTTGCATTGGATTTTTTCTCGTGTATCTCGTGGAGGAAACGGTGCACGCAACCTTAACGAGCAAGCCGGAAGCTTCGGAGGATCTTCTTTACAGAACTGTATCGGTGAGGCGATGCAACAAGCAGGCGTCGACGTCGctgtcgacgacgacgatatCGACGGTGACGGCGCCGACGAGCGGAAGCAAATCGAGTTCCTGGCGAGTCGGAAGATTCAAGTACAGCGACGAGAAGGAAGATTCGGGAGCGGAGGGGAAACACGCGTCGTCCGGGTCCTCGATCGGCCAGGAAATCGATGCGAAGAATACCGAAGCGCTGCCGGCGCTGTTCGTGCGTTCGAGCAATTCGGTGGAATCTTCGAACGAAGCATCGAGTCGAATAGACCGTACGAGTGAGGCGGAGAAAAATTTTGGCGCTCGGAAAAAAGTGCCGATCGTCAGGGAGCCCTCCAACAAGGCGGACACTTCGGCGCGAGGTTTACTCACTGTTGTGGCGCTCTCGTTCCACGCCATCTTCGAGGGTCTCGCGGTTGGTCTCGAGCCCTCGATCAGCTCGGTACTCTACTTAGCCGCTGCGATCGCGACCCACAAACTCGTTATTGCATTTTGCGTCGGCATGGAACTCTACGTCGCCGGTGCATCGAGCAAAACGCTCCTGGGATATTTGTccgttttttcactcgtcacaCCCCTCGGCATCGGGGCTGGCCTTGCTCTTGGACACTTCAAAAACGACAGCGAAAACCTCGGACCAACCCCGACCATCCTTCAAGGCATGGCCGCCGGGACGCTCCTTTACGTCGTTTTCTTCGAAGTCCTCGCCAGGGAAAGAGCCAACGACAAAAGCGGATTACTCCAGTTGCTCGCTATTATCGTCGGATTCATGCTCATGCTCGGTCTCCAACTGGCCA CCGCCCACTCTCACTCACATTCCCATGGACACAGTCACGGCCACGGTCACAGCCACCACGATAATTCTCACGGCGGAGAAGACGAGCACGAGAAATCGGGCGCGCACAGCCACGACGAGGAGCACCATAACTTCGATTTGAGCACGAGCGCCGCACCGTTGAACAAAGCGATTGAAAAATTAGCGGAATCGGTAGTGGAGACGGTGACGAACGTGATCGCGTCGAGCACGACCGCTTCCCCGAAGCCTTACACGAGAAACACTTCGGATGCGAGCACGCTCAGGACGTAG
- the LOC122409320 gene encoding uncharacterized protein, which yields MAGTGNSEPVSIMSKLGLQPVTKCSLVKFYVPAIGVGSLTALSVNVMNPDLIIRLFPKRDITNVLLGSALVGTASYIYTRDHLKTAPTCMRITYSATGAVLLSFGSVLAWAVLRSIVPPNPTLCTVAGIGSGLALIKIGSSYLDFVDQQVVKK from the exons ATGGCTGGCACCGGAAATTCTGAACCTGTTTCGATTATGAGTAAACTCGGCCTGCAACCGGTGACCAAATGTAGCCTTGTTAAATTTTACGTTCCAGCAATTGGGGTTGGATCTCTCACCGCTTTGTCCGTCAATGTTATGAACCCAGACCTCATTatcag ATTATTCCCTAAACGAGATatcacaaacgtcttgctGGGTAGCGCACTTGTCGGAACTGCATCTTACATTTATACGAGAGATCATTTAAAGACTGCCCCCACATGTATGCGAATCACATACAG CGCAACAGGTGCAGTACTTTTGAGTTTTGGATCTGTGCTGGCATGGGCGGTACTTCGCTCAATCGTCCCACCAAATCCAACATTGTGTACGGTCGCTGGAATCGGATCAGGCCTGGCTCTCATAAAGATTGGCTCGAGCTATCTTGACTTTGTTGATCAACAAGTCGtcaagaaatag
- the alphaSnap gene encoding alpha-soluble NSF attachment protein, which produces MAENEQKAMQLIAEAEKKLGSSKGFFGSLFGGSSKVEEAVECYQRAANMFKMAKKWPSAGAAFCEAATLHSKAGSRHDAATNYVDAANCYKKTDPNEAANCLVKAIEIYTDMGRFTMAAKHHQSIAEMYESEAVDLELAVHHYEQAADYFRGEESISSANKCLLKVAQYAAQLKNYDKAIQIYEQVASASLESPLLKYSAKEYFFRAALCNLCVDPLNAQHAIERYQEQYPAFQDSREYKLVKSLIDLLEEQDLEGFTATVTDYDSISRLDPWYTSMLLRIKKQINDNPDLR; this is translated from the exons ATGGCCGAGAACGAGCAAAAGGCGATGCAACTAATCGCGGAGGCGGAGAAAAAATTGGGCTCATCCAAAGGATTCTTTGGCTCTCTGTTCGG TGGATCATCCAAAGTGGAAGAAGCTGTAGAATGTTATCAACGAGCAGCAAATATGTTCAAGATGGCAAAAAAGTGGCCTTCGGCAGGTGCTGCTTTTTGCGAAGCTGCTACTCTTCATTCCAAAGCTGGAAGTCGTCACGATGCTGCTACCAATTATGTTGATGCTGCTAACTGTTACAAAAAGACCGATCCCAATG aggCGGCCAATTGTTTAGTGAAAGCTATAGAAATCTACACAGACATGGGTAGATTTACAATGGCTGCGAAGCATCATCAAAGTATAGCTGAGATGTACGAAAGTGAAGCGGTTGATCTAGAATTAGCCGTACATCATTATGAACAGGCCGCTGATTACTTTCGAGGTGAAGAAAGCATCTCTTCGGCCAATAAATGCTTGTTGAAAGTTGCTCAGTATGCAGCTCAGCTGAAGAACTATGACAAAGCCATACAGATTTACGAACAG GTTGCATCTGCATCTCTAGAGAGTCCTTTGCTTAAATATAGTGCTAAGGAATATTTCTTTAGGGCAGCGCTCTGTAATCTTTGCGTTGATCCCCTGAATGCTCAGCACGCGATCGAACGTTATCAGGAACAATACCCCGCATTCCAGGATTCACGAGAATATAAACTCGTAAAG TCTTTGATCGATCTCCTGGAAGAGCAGGATTTGGAAGGTTTTACCGCAACCGTTACGGATTACGACTCGATTTCGCGATTAGATCCTTGGTACACGTCGATGTTGTTACGCATAAAAAAACAGATCAACGACAATCCCGATTTGCGCTGA
- the Cog2 gene encoding conserved oligomeric Golgi complex subunit 2, with protein sequence MSDGHFVPPNAPSDLCFDGNEFIEPNFDVDTFLHNHRGNASLEIMRDDLGVYLKILRSAMIELINKDYADFVNLSSNLIGLDKAIDRLQAPLGQLREEVMQIRQTLDDATNEMSDRLEEHRKIREYKQSLHSLGRVYKSLAKLSLILATCELKPDMLERAATEFNQLKFHSSRCQDNIGQEHKKKCEELDNRLMESLSELLITCVNKRETEQLKRCLQIYVTLDKIKEAEILARIRIVGPALESIIMEKNLQNEPSGLHGIYQRLINFLNTEMHQLLVVTTGQDRNCVKGFNFLVNSFWPEVEQRIELNLKLIFAPGNPELFHGRYVETLEFLNKLQQECDCSETLASLKAHPLYKQFLKKWNLPVYFQIRFQEIAGGLEEVLHQPISPLSMKNQISQLATNDYSLHATCVTWDCLLKIWTDGIFLPQLLHQFWKLSLQIISRYQTWCINAVKQPWPSPPQTPTTSNVIEAVGTTKLEFLVCLHNDAEKLLNNLPSLLDIAKSKLLNIKTSTEELLRDSLEESQKNLDLALPNISEKIVSELLADAAPKLKQVSDIPRLFRRTMREKPTQPCAYVKNALSNLNEFQRTYKKSAPNAVNKWLKSTLSSLTEQYSSSVKDVLESVQKTEESLRRLKKIRDKSSGVSLSESQGISDDEKIRVQLEIDVRSYAETVGAFEIPPTEVPNLEELLRVVQEAVKNKS encoded by the exons atGTCCGACGGACATTTTGTACCGCCGAATGCTCCAAGCGATTTGTGCTTTGATGGAAATGAATTTATCGAG CCGAATTTCGACGTGGATACTTTTCTCCATAATCACAGAGGAAATGCCAGCCTGGAAATAATGCGAGATGATCTGGGAGTTTATCTAAAAATTTTACGATCCGCTATGATCGAATTGATTAACAAGGATTATGCAGACTTTGTTAATTTATCCAGTAATCTTATAGGCCTTGACAAAGCTATTGACCGTTTGCAAGCACCACTGGGACAATTGAGAGAAGAAGTTATG CAAATACGTCAAACTTTGGACGATGCCACAAACGAGATGTCTGACCGCCTAGAAGAACACAGAAAGATACGAGAATATAAACAGAGTCTGCACAGCCTCGGAAGGGTTTACAAATCATTGGCAAAACTTTCACTGATTCTTGCAACTTGTGAGCTCAAGCCTGATATGTTGGAGCGAGCAGCGACTGAGTTCAATCAGCTGAAATTTCACTCTTCAAGATGTCAAGATAATATTGGACAGGAGCACAAAAAG AAATGTGAAGAATTGGACAATCGTTTGATGGAAAGCCTTTCTGAATTGCTCATAACTTGTGTTAACAAACGTGAAACTGAGCAGCTCAAGCGATGTCTACAAATTTACGTAACGTTAGATAAAATTAAGGAGGCCGAGATATTGGCACGAATTCGAATCGTTGGTCCAGCTCTTGAAAGCATtatcatggaaaaaaatttgcaaaatgaGCCATCAGGACTTCACGGTATTTATCAGAGGCtcataaattttttgaatactGAAATGCATCAATTGCTCGTTGTGACCACGGGACAAGACAG GAACTGCGTGAAAGGGTTTAATTTTTTAGTCAACAGCTTTTGGCCTGAAGTGGAACAgcgaatcgaattgaatttaAAACTTATCTTCGCACCAGGAAATCCAGAATTGTTTCATGGA CGTTATGTGGAAACTTTGGAGTTCCTCAATAAATTGCAGCAGGAATGTGATTGTTCAGAAACACTTGCTTCGCTCAAAGCTCATCCACTTTACAAgcaatttttgaagaaatggAACTTGCcagtttattttcaaatacgATTCCAAGAAATAGCTGGGGGTCTCGAAGAAGTTTTGCATCAACCGATATCACCATTGTCGATGAAAAACCAAATTTCCCAATTGGCAACCAATGATTATTCGTTACACGCGACTTGTGTTACTTGGGACTGCCTTCTAAAGATTTGGACCGATGGTATATTTTTGCCTCAGCTGCTTCATCA GTTTTGGAAATTGAGTCTTCAAATTATTTCGAGGTATCAAACTTGGTGCATAAACGCAGTAAAACAG CCTTGGCCATCCCCACCCCAAACGCCCACAACGAGTAATGTAATCGAAGCTGTGGGAACAAccaaattggaatttttggtATGCCTTCACAACGACGcggaaaaattattgaataatttaccGTCTCTATTGGATATAGCTAAATCGAAACTCTTAAATATTAAAACGTCAACGGAGGAATTGCTAAGAG ATTCTCTCGAAGAAAGTCAGAAGAATCTCGATCTCGCCTTGCCAAATATATCAGAAAAAATAGTGTCAGAATTGCTCGCGGACGCCGCACCAAAATTGAAACAAGTCAGCGACATTCCGAGACTATTCAGGCGAACAATGCGGGAGAAACCAACCCAGCCTTGCGCTTACGTCAAAAATGCCCTCAGTAATCTAAACGAATTTCAGAGAACATACAAAAAATCAGCGCCAAATGCCGTTAACAAGTGGCTAAAATCGACATTGTCATCACTCACAGAACa GTATTCCTCATCGGTAAAAGATGTTTTGGAATCTGTCCAGAAAACAGAGGAAAGTTtgagaagattaaaaaaaattagagacaAATCGAGCGGAGTATCTTTATCGGAGAGTCAGGGGATAagcgatgatgaaaaaattcgtgtgcaattagaaattgatgtGCGAAGTTACGCAGAAACG GTAGGAGCTTTCGAGATTCCACCAACCGAAGTACCGAACCTTGAAGAATTATTACGAGTAGTTCAGGAGGCTGTAAAGAATAAGAgttaa